A window of Pseudomonas mucidolens contains these coding sequences:
- a CDS encoding DUF799 domain-containing protein, giving the protein MRLLKLTGALLALALLGGCAAPKTVDYSAFKQSRPKSILVLPPINESPEVQASYSLMSQVTYPLAEAGYYVLPIALVDETFRQNGLTTPNDIQALPPGKLHEIFGADSALYITVSEYGTKYMLITSDTAVTASAKLVDLRTGTTLWTGSARASSEEGNSNGGGLVGMLITAAVKQVINSSTDAAHPIAGITGARLLSAGQRTGILYGPRSPKYGTD; this is encoded by the coding sequence ATGAGACTGTTGAAACTTACCGGGGCCTTGCTGGCCCTGGCGTTGCTGGGCGGTTGTGCCGCGCCCAAGACGGTTGATTACTCGGCGTTCAAGCAGTCGCGGCCGAAGTCGATCCTGGTGTTGCCACCGATCAACGAATCCCCGGAAGTGCAGGCGTCCTACAGCCTGATGTCGCAGGTGACCTACCCGTTGGCGGAAGCTGGCTACTACGTGTTGCCAATTGCACTGGTCGACGAAACCTTCCGCCAGAACGGCCTGACCACCCCGAACGACATCCAGGCGCTCCCACCGGGCAAGCTGCATGAGATTTTCGGGGCTGATTCGGCGCTGTACATCACCGTCAGCGAATACGGCACCAAGTACATGCTGATCACCAGTGACACCGCAGTGACGGCTTCGGCCAAACTGGTGGACCTGCGCACCGGCACCACGCTGTGGACCGGTTCGGCGCGGGCCTCCAGCGAGGAAGGCAACAGCAATGGTGGCGGCCTGGTGGGCATGCTGATCACGGCGGCGGTCAAGCAAGTGATCAACAGTTCCACCGACGCGGCGCATCCGATTGCCGGTATCACCGGTGCGCGCCTGCTGTCGGCCGGCCAACGCACCGGGATCTTGTACGGGCCGCGTTCGCCGAAGTACGGTACGGACTGA
- a CDS encoding DUF4810 domain-containing protein — MSKAVKLALMLTAMAVVAGCQTAPKPLYQWESYQPQVYEYFKGEPKEAQVEALERDLQKINASGRQAPPGYHAHLGMLYLSMGKDDQMVQQFRTEKALFPESAAYMDFLLKNAKAPEVKK; from the coding sequence ATGAGCAAGGCAGTGAAGTTGGCGCTGATGCTGACAGCAATGGCAGTGGTCGCCGGGTGCCAGACGGCACCCAAGCCGCTGTATCAGTGGGAAAGCTATCAGCCGCAGGTTTATGAATATTTCAAGGGTGAGCCCAAGGAAGCCCAGGTCGAAGCGCTGGAGCGGGATCTGCAAAAGATCAACGCCAGTGGTCGCCAGGCCCCGCCGGGTTATCACGCGCACCTGGGCATGCTGTACCTGAGCATGGGCAAGGATGATCAGATGGTGCAGCAGTTCCGCACCGAGAAGGCGCTGTTCCCCGAGTCCGCCGCCTACATGGACTTCCTGCTGAAGAACGCCAAGGCCCCCGAGGTGAAGAAATGA